A window from Salvia miltiorrhiza cultivar Shanhuang (shh) chromosome 2, IMPLAD_Smil_shh, whole genome shotgun sequence encodes these proteins:
- the LOC131013218 gene encoding uncharacterized protein LOC131013218 produces the protein MKIFICKCALIIVLMHASILPQSRAQNGERVVCTSKKSPCFLKGITCPKQCPTRRPTDPKAKACFINCDSPICKAECRRRKPSCNGVGAACYDPRFIGADGAVFYFHGRSNEHFSLVSDSSLHINARFIGHRPSGRSRDYTWIQALGVLFGSHSLSVEAKQAAEWDSSVDHFRFVYDGDEVGLPPGFLSGWRSAEGEVTLERVRSTNSAVVSIPGVVEIGVNVVPITKEDDRIHKYEIPADDCFAHLEVQFRLFDVSAAVEGVLGRTYRPDYESHARLGIAMPVVGGEDKYRTTSLLAPDCTQCVFSSRPRLTME, from the coding sequence ATGAAAATCTTCATCTGCAAATGTGCGTTGATCATCGTGTTGATGCATGCATCCATCCTCCCTCAGAGTCGTGCGCAGAATGGGGAAAGAGTGGTGTGCACCAGCAAAAAGAGCCCATGTTTCCTCAAGGGAATAACCTGTCCGAAACAATGCCCGACCCGAAGGCCCACGGACCCCAAGGCGAAGGCGTGCTTCATCAACTGCGACTCTCCCATATGCAAGGCCGAGTGCAGACGCCGGAAGCCCAGCTGCAACGGCGTCGGAGCAGCGTGCTACGATCCGCGCTTCATTGGCGCAGACGGCGCTGTCTTCTACTTCCACGGCCGGAGCAACGAGCACTTCAGCTTGGTCTCCGACAGCAGCTTGCACATCAACGCCCGTTTCATAGGGCACCGCCCCTCCGGCAGAAGCCGCGACTACACGTGGATTCAAGCGCTGGGCGTCCTCTTCGGATCACACAGCTTGTCTGTGGAGGCAAAGCAAGCAGCGGAATGGGACAGCAGCGTCGACCATTTCAGATTCGTGTATGATGGCGACGAGGTTGGGTTGCCCCCGGGTTTCCTGTCTGGGTGGAGATCTGCGGAAGGCGAGGTGACGTTGGAGAGAGTGAGGAGCACGAACAGCGCCGTCGTTTCGATCCCGGGGGTCGTGGAGATCGGGGTGAATGTAGTCCCTATCACTAAAGAGGATGACAGAATTCACAAGTATGAGATACCGGCTGATGACTGCTTTGCGCATCTGGAGGTGCAGTTTAGGTTGTTTGATGtgtcggcggcggtggagggGGTGCTAGGGCGGACATACAGGCCGGATTACGAGAGCCACGCCAGGCTGGGCATTGCGATGCCGGTGGTGGGAGGAGAAGATAAGTACAGAACTACATCTCTTCTTGCACCAGACTGCACACAGTGTGTGTTTTCTTCCCGGCCTCGATTAACCATGGAATGA